atcgtaatccAGTtaaggattcgtataggaggtgcaagcacaaactgctcgcccttagagttggtcaaaggcgcctagccttctttaaaaaatagcatacaccagagaatttgggacgggtaccgccatGACCGGtcggtcaggacgttagccgtgTAAGCTGATGAAGACGCAGGTTCGATTCCCACCTCGACCACCGGTGGACTtaagtcactttttctttagtgtatagtatatatttcagttcataaacattttttattgaattaggCTGTATTATGTTTTTGCAatgtaatattgataataaaataaaggacATCTTGGAACATGTTTTATTGCAATAAAATTGGTTATTTCCTTGCCAACTATAATTATCATCAGTCGGTGATTAACTGATTTCATTCCATGTTTATTGTTTACactagttattttatataatgaaAATATCTTTTGTACACTCTTTATctaaaactattattataacatttttacaCTGCTTCCTACCATTTAATATAATTGATACAATATTCACTAGTAAGCTTCAAAAATAGTACTACCTACTTCATATTTGAGAACAAGATTAACCTAGTTGTATTGGCATAAGGACTATGTTTTGTTAAACCGTTTCATTTATTTGAATGTGTCATAAAGTCTCCATAGGCATATTGCAGCTGCCGCTATAGAAACTGAGCTATGCAAATATATTTTCCGCCTGTTGTCAGTGCGCACTAGCACAACCGGAGATGCAGATGTTAGGTCACTCAATATAGGTAAGGTAGATAGATGACGGCGATCTTTTTCCTCTTGATATTTGCAGCATGGGTCCCATTGCCACGAGAGTGTGTAACAACCAGCACAGAGAATGGATGCAACACCAAAGGGCACACAAGCTAAGGAACTCCATGCTAAACCTGAAAGTTTTATAACATGGCtattatattgaaataaaaaaatataaagaatcTAAAACAAACTTTAAATGT
This genomic stretch from Cydia strobilella chromosome 6, ilCydStro3.1, whole genome shotgun sequence harbors:
- the LOC134742122 gene encoding transmembrane protein 11 homolog, mitochondrial is translated as MAGNESDSDLKPSSVAIIREVYDSENAHIKFEMELERALEAGVSVIVIEPESLGEETARWIYVGNLLHKVSVYSGLCGIASGLAWSSLACVPFGVASILCAGCYTLSWQWDPCCKYQEEKDRRHLSTLPILSDLTSASPVVLVRTDNRRKIYLHSSVSIAAAAICLWRLYDTFK